The Neoarius graeffei isolate fNeoGra1 chromosome 12, fNeoGra1.pri, whole genome shotgun sequence genome window below encodes:
- the LOC132894974 gene encoding odorant receptor 131-2-like: MSVTNESSSEILFVQQIFQIAMAEGPIMKIVFSTLLAIFFIYLNAVMVYTLWSKAVFKETPRYILFTHMLLNDSIQLLFTSMLFIFSLFLLKLIRVACAIIVFVSVTTFLNAPLNLAVMSLERYVAICFPLRHAEIATQKSTYIAIGVVWFIGSINVIIDLLYGALMDSEFLTSQISCDRKPLFIKPWQAKVLQGFSIFYFVSVSVIILFTYINIVITARSISSNKGSAAKAHKTVLLHLIQLGLCLSSFLYNFIERAAAEVGNSALFLDLRFLNYLFVLILPRCLSPLIYGLRDDTVRPLFIYYFCFVTGKRRSTVNVH; encoded by the coding sequence ATGTCAGTTACTAATGAGAGCAGTAGTGAGATTTTGTTTGTGCAACAAATATTTCAAATTGCGATGGCTGAGGGACCGATAATGAAAATAGTTTTTTCAACCTTACTGGCGATATTCTTTATCTATCTAAATGCTGTCATGGTCTACACTCTTTGGAGCAAGGCTGTTTTTAAAGAGACTCCACGCTACATTCTGTTTACCCACATGCTTCTCAATGATTCGATTCAACTTCTCTTTACCTCCATGTTGTTCATCTTCAGTCTGTTTTTACTAAAGTTAATCAGGGTTGCTTGTGCTATTATAGTTTTTGTGTCTGTTACAACTTTCCTTAATGCACCTTTAAACCTGGCTGTGATGTCACTTGAGCGTTATGTGGCCATCTGCTTCCCTCTAAGACATGCAGAAATAGCCACTCAAAAAAGCACTTATATTGCTATTGGTGTTGTTTGGTTTATTGGTTCCATAAATGTTATAATTGATTTGCTTTACGGCGCATTAATGGATTCTGAGTTTTTAACCTCACAAATATCGTGTGACAGAAAGCCGCTCTTCATTAAGCCATGGCAAGCGAAGGTTTTACAGGGCTTTAGCATATTTTACTTTGTGTCAGTGTCTGTGATTATTCTTTTCACTTATATCAACATTGTGATCACAGCCAGGTCCATTTCCTCCAATAAAGGCTCTGCTGCAAAAGCCCATAAGACTGTGCTGCTGCACCTCATTCAGTTGGGCCTGTGTCTTTCCTCTTTTCTCTACAACTTCATAGAGCGTGCTGCAGCAGAAGTTGGCAATAGTGCCCTCTTTTTGGACTTGCGCTTTCTGAATTATTTGTTTGTGCTTATCTTGCCACGCTGCCTCAGCCCACTCATCTACGGTCTGAGAGATGATACTGTACGACCCTTATTCATCTACTATTTCTGCTTTGTCACTGGCAAACGAAGGTCGACTGTTAATGTACACTGA